A genome region from Geobacter pickeringii includes the following:
- a CDS encoding LysM peptidoglycan-binding domain-containing protein, with product MINRTAHTLARSFLVWGTLSLCYGGLAGAAPPSFELDPRELESTAPPARPPKHPSARPHRTPTDKGGDAAQPSAPEGNETLTRYTVKPGDFLFKILMRDFGLSNAEAEALIPEVQRINHLTSATRLEVGRTLLIPRGRRKSVTPKVAKPAGSAPAPQPAAEPTPVATPPAAAPPQPPQQPVAEAPRPLPAALPLPAAPGETATQPPLPFSVALLRIWEQLVPDQGRVEPITLNGRVLSPEDYPLLLAADGGKILVDVRGALNATTKGQLIQKHPDIRIVPRGKDSFKAFFADLLRTAEFARIDENVMVELGADPRLAILADFRITTLPDAGRGPESVLIFVNENEPCLPLPLKEYLNRRGYRVAELCQNEPVHSDEPGYDLRSLLPAAPCDMALSLMEILSLKLDRNRIVTGSMGQNAESRFSIRVDGQFESGGKRFILDCGESDSYNYTLYRLLQLQGYGIVQPQPKDDFATVTEKLLKELNYPYSFGRYDLDYGRYRISVTGFKITRKGDSPGRLLLTSKPSDPVFAELLQNAPRRKK from the coding sequence ATGATCAACCGTACCGCCCACACCCTTGCCCGCTCGTTTCTGGTATGGGGAACCCTCTCGCTCTGCTACGGCGGCTTGGCCGGCGCCGCTCCCCCCTCTTTCGAGCTCGACCCGCGGGAACTGGAGAGCACCGCCCCCCCGGCACGCCCTCCGAAGCATCCGTCCGCCCGTCCCCATCGAACGCCGACGGACAAAGGGGGAGACGCGGCACAACCATCAGCCCCCGAGGGAAACGAGACTCTCACCCGTTACACGGTCAAGCCCGGGGACTTTCTCTTCAAGATCCTGATGCGGGACTTCGGCCTCTCCAACGCCGAAGCGGAAGCACTGATCCCCGAGGTCCAGCGGATCAACCATCTCACCAGCGCCACGCGCCTCGAGGTGGGTCGAACCCTCCTCATCCCCCGGGGGAGGCGCAAATCGGTTACGCCGAAGGTGGCAAAGCCGGCCGGTTCCGCTCCGGCACCACAGCCGGCAGCGGAACCGACGCCGGTCGCCACTCCCCCTGCGGCGGCACCTCCCCAGCCCCCCCAGCAACCGGTGGCTGAAGCCCCCCGCCCCCTTCCCGCCGCACTCCCCCTCCCTGCAGCACCGGGGGAAACGGCGACTCAGCCCCCCCTTCCGTTCTCCGTCGCCCTTCTCAGGATCTGGGAGCAGCTGGTTCCCGACCAGGGGCGAGTGGAACCGATCACTCTCAACGGCCGGGTTCTCTCCCCAGAGGACTATCCGCTGCTCCTGGCGGCAGACGGCGGCAAGATTCTGGTCGACGTCCGCGGCGCCCTGAACGCCACGACCAAGGGGCAGCTCATCCAGAAGCACCCCGACATCAGGATCGTTCCCCGCGGCAAGGACAGCTTCAAGGCCTTCTTTGCCGATCTACTCCGGACTGCCGAATTCGCCCGTATTGACGAAAACGTCATGGTGGAGCTCGGTGCCGATCCCCGGCTCGCCATCCTGGCCGATTTCCGGATCACCACGCTTCCCGATGCCGGTCGGGGCCCCGAGAGCGTTCTCATCTTCGTTAACGAGAACGAACCGTGCCTGCCGCTCCCTCTCAAGGAATACCTCAACCGCCGGGGGTACCGCGTGGCGGAACTCTGCCAAAACGAGCCCGTTCACTCAGACGAACCGGGATACGACCTCCGCTCCCTTCTACCCGCGGCACCGTGCGACATGGCGTTGTCCCTCATGGAGATCCTCTCCCTGAAGTTGGACCGGAACAGGATCGTCACCGGCTCCATGGGACAGAATGCCGAAAGCCGCTTCAGCATCCGCGTCGACGGCCAGTTCGAATCGGGAGGCAAGCGCTTTATCCTCGACTGTGGCGAGAGCGATTCGTACAACTACACCCTCTACCGGCTCCTTCAGCTTCAGGGCTATGGCATCGTCCAGCCCCAGCCGAAGGACGATTTTGCCACCGTCACGGAAAAGCTTCTGAAGGAACTGAACTACCCCTACTCTTTTGGCCGCTACGATCTGGACTATGGTCGCTACCGGATCAGCGTCACCGGCTTCAAGATCACTCGCAAAGGGGATTCTCCGGGAAGGCTGCTGCTCACCAGCAAACCGTCGGATCCTGTCTTTGCCGAGCTGCTGCAGAACGCGCCCAGGAGGAAGAAATAA